Proteins encoded together in one Ipomoea triloba cultivar NCNSP0323 chromosome 4, ASM357664v1 window:
- the LOC116016105 gene encoding transcription repressor MYB5-like, translating into MRTQSSSSAKGAAGASPPSKAKGKGKTTPCCSKVGLKRGPWTAEEDKLLTDYINKEGEGRWRTLPKLAGLLRCGKSCRLRWMNYLRPTVKRGHITPDEEDLILRLHRLLGNRWSLIAGRIPGRTDNEIKNYWNTHLTKKLISQGIDPRNHKPLLVNPTNNPKNHTSSSSSVPIIKPTPIHVGLSNKDKTVKINSSVNVGGTTNHQIDQPNSVGGTTNQTTGNGGADEDFNMDGGGIISCCIGEDNEDNVGMDFCPDEDVFSTFFDSLMNHDVFFAASQNNQQSNHDITPLQPSTSEHNNNNNNQPLNPLEQMNFPFSTAGWVDGDDGDDFLP; encoded by the exons atgaGAACCCAATCATCATCATCTGCAAAAGGTGCTGCCGGGGCTTCGCCGCCGTCGAAGGCGAAGGGGAAGGGGAAAACGACGCCGTGCTGCAGCAAGGTTGGGCTGAAGAGAGGGCCATGGACGGCGGAGGAAGACAAGCTGTTGACTGATTACATCAACAAGGAAGGCGAGGGGCGGTGGCGAACCCTACCCAAATTGGCCGGCCTCCTCCGCTGCGGCAAGAGCTGCCGCCTCCGCTGGATGAACTACCTCCGCCCCACCGTCAAGCGCGGCCACATCACCCCCGACGAAGAAGATCTCATTCTCCGCCTCCACCGCCTCCTAGGCAACAG GTGGTCACTGATAGCAGGGAGGATTCCAGGCCGGACAGATAACGAGATAAAGAACTATTGGAACACTCACCTGACCAAGAAGCTGATTAGCCAAGGAATTGATCCAAGAAATCACAAGCCTCTACTGGTAAACCCTACCAACAACCCCAAAAACCAtacctcctcctcttcctcagTTCCCATAATCAAACCTACGCCGATTCACGTTGGTCTTTCCAACAAAGACAAGACAGTGAAGATCAATAGCAGTGTTAACGTTGGAGGGACGACAAATCATCAGATTGATCAGCCCAACAGCGTGGGAGGGACGACAAATCAGACTACTGGAAATGGCGGCGCTGATGAGGACTTTAATATGGATGGTGGAGGAATAATAAGCTGCTGCATCGGAGAAGATAATGAGGATAATGTTGGGATGGATTTTTGCCCGGACGAGGATGTGTTTTCGACATTCTTCGATTCTTTGATGAACCACGATGTGTTCTTCGCTGCTTCCCAGAACAACCAACAATCTAATCACGACATTACCCCCCTGCAGCCCTCAACTTCtgaacataataataataataataatcagccTTTGAATCCTTTGGAACAGATGAACTTCCCCTTCAGTACTGCAGGATGGGTTGAtggtgatgatggtgatgattTTCTACCATGA